Proteins encoded within one genomic window of Bradyrhizobium sp. AZCC 1719:
- a CDS encoding Dyp-type peroxidase has translation MFDFSSIQGNILRGYASFQHARFICLAIGDVGDARRLMQKLLDGGQITPGQWQEKPDATLNLALTFEGLRAFGLPEESLATFPAEFREGMKVRAKVLGDVGKSSPQHWDEPWKTSRVHILVMIYGRTMDALEERCRTFRKLLPAGITELGPDQAAESFSNDGGKTRREHFGFADGLSNPDVQDVPREAAASKDIGNPDHSGRFGKIPLGEFILGYPGEGGDLAPMPLPNLLAHNGTYMVFRKLAQNVLAFRDYIRAQAESFSRTIPGGLPDGVSAEDFLAAKMMGRWQDGSSLIEHPHKPVKSLANSFGYADDPAGARCPLGAHVRRTNPRDALGFGGKTMSRHRLIRRGITYGKFLPAGERDNESRGIIFIAFNSGFDQFEFVQRFWVNFGDDFEQGNDTDPIVGVGRRGQMVIPGDEATGRRPFICFDIPRFVETKGGDYFFVPSLAALRLLASGRVHAS, from the coding sequence ATGTTTGATTTCTCCAGTATTCAAGGCAATATTCTCCGCGGCTACGCCTCCTTTCAGCATGCACGTTTCATCTGCTTAGCGATTGGTGATGTGGGCGATGCCAGACGGTTGATGCAGAAACTGCTGGATGGGGGCCAAATTACTCCCGGCCAGTGGCAGGAAAAGCCGGACGCGACGCTCAATCTCGCCCTGACCTTCGAGGGACTGCGGGCCTTCGGCCTTCCGGAAGAAAGTCTCGCGACTTTTCCTGCTGAATTTCGCGAGGGCATGAAGGTTCGTGCAAAGGTGCTCGGCGATGTCGGCAAGAGTTCGCCGCAACATTGGGATGAGCCCTGGAAGACGAGCCGTGTGCATATTTTGGTGATGATCTATGGCAGGACGATGGATGCGCTTGAGGAGCGCTGCCGAACATTTAGGAAATTGCTGCCGGCTGGCATAACTGAGCTGGGTCCCGATCAAGCCGCCGAATCTTTCAGCAATGATGGCGGGAAGACGCGCCGTGAGCATTTTGGCTTCGCCGACGGGCTGAGCAATCCCGATGTCCAGGACGTACCGCGCGAGGCGGCGGCCAGCAAGGATATAGGCAATCCCGATCACAGCGGGCGATTTGGAAAAATTCCGTTGGGGGAGTTCATCCTCGGCTACCCCGGCGAAGGCGGCGATCTCGCGCCTATGCCGCTGCCGAACCTGCTTGCGCACAACGGGACATATATGGTGTTCCGCAAGCTCGCACAGAATGTGCTGGCGTTTCGAGACTACATCAGAGCGCAAGCAGAGTCGTTTTCTCGGACAATCCCCGGTGGTCTGCCGGATGGCGTAAGCGCGGAAGATTTTCTGGCGGCCAAGATGATGGGACGTTGGCAAGACGGATCTTCATTGATCGAGCATCCGCATAAGCCGGTCAAGTCTCTCGCCAATTCATTCGGCTATGCCGACGATCCGGCAGGCGCGCGGTGTCCACTGGGAGCACATGTGCGGCGCACTAATCCGCGCGACGCGCTCGGGTTCGGCGGCAAGACGATGAGCCGGCACCGTCTGATCCGGCGCGGCATTACCTACGGCAAGTTTCTTCCGGCCGGCGAGCGGGATAATGAAAGCCGCGGCATCATCTTCATCGCCTTCAATTCCGGCTTCGACCAGTTCGAGTTCGTGCAGCGGTTCTGGGTTAATTTTGGCGACGATTTCGAGCAGGGAAATGACACCGATCCGATTGTCGGCGTTGGCCGACGCGGCCAAATGGTGATCCCGGGTGATGAGGCCACGGGGCGGCGGCCATTTATCTGTTTCGACATTCCGCGCTTTGTCGAAACCAAAGGCGGCGATTATTTCTTCGTCCCGAGTCTCGCCGCGCTCAGGTTGCTGGCCTCCGGCAGGGTTCATGCGTCATGA
- a CDS encoding ATP-binding protein, translating to MSSQLRPDRSDGLQVLRAPPNAENEALHAERRQLTVVFIDIVGSTPLSERIDPEEFFAVIRTYRDICDEQIRRYGGHIARMIGDGLLAFFGVPQAHENDPERAVRASLAVAAAIKEQKFLLSDGSFVRLGVRIGVNTGVVVVGSVPGEPPNRREVFGSSAHVAARLQGLAGENGVVVGSSTYELTRGTFSYAPLGRRSLKGVEEPVEAWRADALASSESRFDRAQRSPLAPMINRTSESALLAEMWQQTIAGWGQAGVVSGEPGIGKSRLIRQFRSSLDASPRDVLSLQCSPFHVNTPLAPEIERLTRAAGIQEADDAELALAKLRSLLARAIPDVEHALRYYGAILSIPACSGYEPADLGSPFERERTLQVFIDVLIAASRKRPILAIVEDVQWIDPTSIELLVRVIAHCSGERIMILITHRDDYRADWLSGAAVRRIALQKLPVHECEQMVAAIAGSDFVPRRITSQIVERTDGVPLFVEEFTRAVVDSGAVPRAADGPVLNGKLPEPLVPASIHDSLMERLDRLGPAKRVAQIASVFGRKFNDEGISSVLPGKGQTLKHALRALENAGIVYRIEEPQGAVFTFKHAMIQEVAYASLLKEERRELHARVASWLLQEVAIGESSQPAVLGYHYARAGNIQEAVEAWLQAGKSALRRSATKEAVAHLREGLSLIPKLPASPRRFEAEIALQSNLAMAYTANAGWSDPNVYGPYSRALKLCANHGTIREKATVLWGSTIAKLVNCELTKGLEHAQDFVRRAEEWRDDEAALMAYAAAVIANFFLGRLEQASELAALIGARYNRLEHGKLVQFYQHDPMIVSLVYSGHIEWLLGRPGRARECCETARQLANEIGHPFMLAFASILGVSDHWYERDLAANLASVERGMKVADEYGYPMYRVIGPLWATAALAERGPAPKVLEQLCGLLGKLPARCIQMPLYRILLAAEFGRIGQIEKARSFAASAESLMKQTGERWAAPEIFRIHGSLLCCEPLRDDRAAMRLFKRSLTSARKLGAVGWELRTAISIARLICAGESASGCAEARDLLISTKAKFASAETSRDLGEADDLIRALA from the coding sequence ATGAGCAGCCAGTTGAGGCCCGATCGGTCGGACGGACTTCAGGTGCTGCGGGCGCCGCCGAATGCCGAGAACGAAGCTCTGCACGCCGAACGCCGGCAGCTTACCGTTGTATTTATCGACATCGTCGGATCGACGCCCCTCAGCGAGCGGATCGATCCCGAAGAGTTTTTCGCGGTCATCAGAACCTACCGCGATATCTGCGACGAGCAGATTCGCCGCTACGGCGGTCACATCGCCAGAATGATCGGTGACGGGTTGCTCGCATTTTTCGGCGTCCCGCAAGCCCATGAAAATGATCCCGAGCGCGCGGTCCGCGCCTCCCTGGCGGTCGCCGCAGCGATAAAGGAGCAGAAGTTTCTGCTGTCGGATGGCAGCTTCGTCCGCCTGGGCGTACGCATCGGGGTCAACACCGGGGTGGTCGTCGTCGGCAGCGTGCCCGGCGAGCCCCCCAATCGGCGGGAAGTGTTCGGCAGCTCGGCACATGTCGCTGCTCGCCTGCAAGGGCTCGCCGGTGAGAATGGTGTCGTGGTCGGTTCGAGCACTTACGAGCTGACCCGCGGAACGTTCAGCTACGCGCCGCTTGGCAGACGATCGCTCAAGGGCGTGGAGGAGCCGGTCGAAGCCTGGCGTGCAGATGCTCTAGCGTCCAGCGAAAGCCGGTTCGACAGGGCGCAGAGGTCGCCTCTTGCCCCGATGATAAACCGAACCAGCGAAAGCGCATTGCTTGCCGAGATGTGGCAGCAGACAATAGCGGGCTGGGGACAGGCCGGCGTCGTTTCCGGCGAGCCCGGCATCGGCAAGTCACGCCTGATCCGCCAGTTCCGCAGTTCCCTCGATGCATCTCCGCGTGATGTTCTGTCGCTGCAGTGCTCGCCGTTCCACGTCAACACGCCGCTTGCGCCTGAAATCGAGAGACTTACGCGCGCGGCCGGCATCCAGGAGGCCGACGATGCTGAACTCGCGTTGGCAAAATTGCGATCGCTTTTGGCAAGAGCCATCCCCGATGTCGAGCACGCACTTCGTTACTACGGAGCGATCCTGTCGATACCCGCCTGCTCAGGATACGAGCCCGCGGATCTCGGATCTCCCTTTGAGCGCGAGCGTACCCTTCAGGTGTTCATCGATGTTCTCATCGCAGCCTCGCGCAAGCGACCGATCCTCGCAATCGTCGAGGACGTCCAGTGGATTGATCCGACCAGTATCGAGCTGCTGGTACGCGTGATAGCTCACTGTTCCGGCGAGCGGATCATGATCCTGATCACGCATCGCGATGACTACCGGGCCGACTGGTTGTCGGGCGCGGCAGTTCGACGGATCGCTCTCCAAAAACTGCCGGTGCACGAATGCGAGCAGATGGTCGCCGCCATCGCAGGCAGCGATTTCGTTCCGCGCCGGATTACCAGCCAGATCGTGGAAAGAACTGATGGCGTACCACTCTTCGTCGAGGAGTTTACGCGGGCCGTCGTCGATTCCGGAGCGGTCCCGCGCGCTGCTGACGGCCCGGTCCTGAACGGGAAGTTGCCGGAACCTCTGGTGCCCGCAAGTATTCACGATTCACTGATGGAGCGTCTTGATCGTCTCGGTCCTGCCAAGCGCGTCGCGCAGATCGCTTCCGTCTTCGGAAGGAAATTCAATGATGAAGGCATTTCCAGCGTACTTCCAGGTAAAGGCCAAACGCTGAAACACGCGTTGCGGGCGCTGGAGAACGCCGGGATTGTGTATCGTATCGAGGAGCCTCAAGGCGCGGTCTTCACGTTCAAGCATGCGATGATACAGGAAGTCGCCTACGCGTCGCTGCTCAAAGAGGAAAGGCGCGAGCTTCATGCGCGAGTCGCATCGTGGTTGCTTCAGGAGGTAGCCATCGGAGAGAGCAGCCAGCCTGCCGTGCTCGGCTATCACTATGCGCGTGCTGGCAATATTCAGGAGGCAGTCGAGGCTTGGCTTCAAGCGGGCAAATCCGCGCTGCGCCGATCAGCCACCAAGGAGGCCGTGGCTCATCTTCGCGAAGGCCTCTCGCTCATACCCAAGCTGCCCGCTTCACCGCGGCGCTTCGAAGCTGAAATCGCCTTGCAATCCAACTTGGCGATGGCGTACACCGCCAACGCAGGGTGGTCAGATCCGAACGTCTATGGCCCCTACAGTCGCGCACTCAAACTTTGCGCGAACCATGGCACCATCCGCGAGAAGGCGACGGTGCTGTGGGGAAGTACCATAGCAAAGCTAGTCAACTGCGAGCTCACCAAGGGCCTCGAACACGCGCAGGATTTCGTCCGCCGGGCCGAGGAATGGCGCGATGACGAGGCTGCCCTCATGGCGTACGCCGCTGCCGTGATCGCCAATTTCTTTCTCGGCCGTCTGGAGCAAGCGAGCGAGCTCGCGGCGCTGATCGGCGCCCGCTACAATCGTCTTGAGCACGGCAAGCTGGTCCAATTCTATCAGCATGATCCAATGATCGTTTCGCTGGTCTATTCCGGACACATCGAATGGCTGTTGGGTCGGCCCGGCCGGGCCAGAGAGTGCTGTGAGACGGCGCGGCAGCTTGCGAATGAGATCGGGCATCCGTTCATGCTGGCATTTGCCTCGATTCTTGGCGTTTCCGATCACTGGTATGAGCGCGACCTTGCGGCCAACCTTGCCAGCGTCGAGCGCGGCATGAAAGTTGCTGATGAGTACGGCTATCCGATGTACCGGGTCATCGGTCCGTTGTGGGCAACCGCTGCGCTAGCGGAGCGTGGCCCTGCGCCGAAAGTGCTCGAACAACTGTGCGGGTTGCTAGGCAAGCTACCAGCCCGGTGCATTCAGATGCCGCTCTACCGAATTCTGCTCGCCGCTGAATTCGGACGAATCGGGCAGATAGAAAAGGCTCGAAGCTTCGCTGCTTCGGCCGAATCCCTGATGAAGCAAACCGGCGAACGCTGGGCTGCTCCCGAGATTTTTCGGATTCACGGCTCGCTGCTGTGTTGCGAACCCTTGCGAGACGACCGTGCGGCCATGCGCCTGTTCAAACGCTCGCTTACCTCTGCCAGAAAGCTCGGTGCGGTCGGTTGGGAATTGCGTACGGCGATCAGCATCGCACGTTTGATCTGCGCTGGCGAGAGCGCGTCGGGATGCGCAGAGGCACGAGACCTGCTGATATCGACCAAGGCGAAATTTGCCTCCGCGGAAACTTCCCGCGACCTGGGCGAGGCTGATGACCTGATAAGAGCGTTGGCCTAG
- a CDS encoding acetyl-CoA C-acyltransferase, translating into MAASPDPVVILSAARTPLGRFMGELSPFSAHRLGAHVIGAALERAKLAPERIEEVFMGNVLPAGQGQAPARQAARGAGLPDATGATTVNKVCGSGMKATMLAHDIINAGSASIVLSGGMESMSNAPYLLAKARGGYRAGHDRIIDHMMMDGLEDAYETGRSMGDFGEATAEAYQFTRKDQDAYAMETLTRARKAVEGGAFRAEIAPITLAEKAGPRVVANDEHPLKVDPAKIPGLKPAFRAGGTITPAASSANADGAAALILAKRSLADRDGLPVLAEIKGHATHSQEPQWFTTAPIPAIRKLLDKVGWAASDVDLFEINEAFAVVAMAAQKDLGIPAEKLNVNGGACALGHPIGATGARLIVTLLHALEARNLKRGVAALCIGGGEATAIAVERTVR; encoded by the coding sequence ATGGCCGCGAGCCCCGATCCCGTTGTCATCCTTTCCGCCGCCCGCACGCCGCTTGGCCGGTTCATGGGCGAGTTGTCCCCCTTCAGCGCGCACAGGCTCGGCGCTCACGTGATCGGCGCGGCGCTGGAACGAGCGAAACTCGCGCCGGAGCGGATCGAGGAGGTGTTCATGGGCAATGTGCTGCCGGCCGGACAGGGCCAGGCGCCGGCACGCCAGGCAGCACGCGGCGCGGGTCTGCCTGACGCCACCGGCGCCACCACGGTCAACAAGGTGTGCGGCTCCGGCATGAAGGCGACGATGCTGGCGCACGATATCATCAATGCCGGTTCGGCCTCGATCGTGCTGTCCGGCGGCATGGAGAGCATGTCGAACGCGCCCTATCTGTTGGCCAAGGCGCGCGGCGGCTATCGCGCCGGGCATGACCGGATCATCGATCACATGATGATGGATGGGCTGGAAGATGCCTACGAGACCGGCCGCTCGATGGGCGACTTCGGCGAGGCCACCGCGGAGGCCTATCAGTTCACCCGCAAGGACCAGGACGCCTACGCGATGGAGACCTTGACCCGCGCCCGCAAGGCGGTCGAGGGCGGCGCGTTCAGGGCCGAGATCGCGCCGATCACATTGGCTGAGAAAGCGGGTCCGCGTGTCGTCGCCAATGACGAGCATCCGCTCAAGGTGGATCCCGCCAAGATTCCCGGATTGAAGCCCGCGTTCCGCGCGGGCGGCACCATTACGCCGGCCGCCTCCTCCGCGAATGCCGATGGCGCCGCCGCACTGATTCTGGCCAAGCGCTCGCTCGCCGATCGCGACGGGTTGCCGGTGCTCGCCGAGATCAAGGGCCACGCCACCCACAGCCAGGAGCCGCAATGGTTCACCACCGCGCCGATCCCGGCAATCCGCAAGCTGCTCGACAAGGTCGGCTGGGCTGCCTCCGACGTCGACCTGTTCGAGATCAACGAAGCGTTCGCGGTGGTGGCGATGGCGGCGCAGAAGGATCTCGGCATTCCCGCCGAAAAGCTCAACGTCAATGGCGGCGCCTGCGCGCTCGGCCACCCGATCGGCGCCACCGGCGCGCGACTGATCGTGACGCTGCTGCATGCGCTGGAAGCGCGGAACCTAAAGCGCGGTGTCGCTGCGCTCTGCATCGGCGGCGGAGAAGCGACCGCGATCGCCGTCGAGCGCACCGTGCGCTGA
- a CDS encoding response regulator transcription factor gives MAFRRARAESFLSPWASHEQVELISLDPDEAHTRLIERSECQMLIYSVGAPSPHEVFTEIQVLHTLRREAALAIISDDEHPATVLAAIRCGARGYFSNSMAPELALHALSFVLHGGTYFPATAILASQTFSPPAPLEYRQPDLSQEQALPEPEQQTQAPPLGPEDGPYDQPGSLFDGKAVSVQRDHGLNGARHAPEFTERQYAVLACLCQGDPNKVIGRKLGMTETTVKVHVREIMRKLGVSNRTQVAIAAARVCFDSPVELITPDSPIAVRSSISH, from the coding sequence ATGGCCTTTCGACGAGCTCGAGCGGAGAGCTTCTTAAGTCCCTGGGCCAGCCACGAACAGGTCGAGCTGATTTCGCTCGATCCCGATGAGGCGCATACAAGACTTATCGAGCGGAGCGAATGCCAGATGCTGATTTACAGCGTCGGCGCCCCCTCCCCCCACGAGGTCTTCACCGAGATACAGGTGTTGCATACCCTTCGCCGGGAGGCGGCACTCGCCATCATCTCCGACGATGAACATCCCGCCACCGTTCTCGCCGCGATCCGTTGCGGAGCCCGGGGTTACTTCAGCAATTCCATGGCGCCCGAGCTTGCATTGCACGCCCTTTCATTCGTCCTCCATGGTGGCACCTACTTTCCAGCGACCGCCATCCTGGCCAGCCAGACCTTCAGCCCGCCGGCGCCTCTCGAATACAGACAACCGGACCTATCCCAGGAGCAAGCGCTTCCGGAGCCTGAACAACAGACGCAGGCGCCCCCTCTCGGGCCCGAGGACGGTCCTTACGACCAGCCAGGGTCCCTCTTCGACGGTAAGGCGGTAAGCGTGCAGCGCGACCATGGCCTAAACGGCGCACGGCACGCGCCCGAATTTACCGAGCGGCAGTACGCGGTGCTCGCTTGCCTCTGCCAAGGCGATCCCAACAAGGTGATCGGTCGCAAGCTCGGCATGACCGAAACAACCGTGAAAGTCCATGTCCGCGAAATCATGCGCAAGCTGGGCGTGAGCAACCGGACCCAAGTCGCGATCGCTGCGGCGCGTGTCTGCTTCGACAGTCCCGTCGAATTGATTACTCCGGATTCGCCCATAGCGGTCAGGTCATCCATATCTCACTAG
- a CDS encoding type I secretion system permease/ATPase, which translates to MAKIVPLRPWFDEPTPHPKYPPVESAREKASPAEARVADPPAVEPSLREEAKTPAPGSTVVIEQQTPAPPLQRGGDRDGGGSSGGGGGGGGGGGTPRLQKRSGDNEFRDVLGKGLASARRNLVTVGIFSIAVNLLVLAIPIYLFNMSDRVMTSRSTDTLVMLTIIVVVAIAAHVLMDMMRRVILMRVAVETEARLGGPVLSAAAKAAQSGSSREFQTLADLQHLRAFITGPVLLTMFDTPVSPVYFAVVFLIHPQLGFIVLGAGVALVIVALLNQRVTAMPFNQANNYGARANLQAESMARNAQVINAMGMIPEGVQVWGRETVESLKAQVIGQDLNILMTGVSKFLRLCTQIAILGWGAWLSLENQITSGMVIAASIVASRALAPLEGTIEGWRNFVQARSAYARIKSLLLNSPLNLERLRLPRPAGYLSVERILYVPPPNKKVILNGISFQLKPGESLAIVGDSGTGKTMLARMLVGSIIPTAGSVRLDMMDLRNWDPRQFGESVGYLPQDVQLFPASIKANIGRMREDARDEDVFDAAEAADVHELISSFAQGYETIVGMDGSPLSGGQRQRIGLARAFYGNPRLLVLDEPNSNLDANGERALAKSLLRAKEKQITVVTITQRAALLMSVDKIMILHQGAVQAFGSRDEIIPMITGRKPNNLPNGDPPPALNS; encoded by the coding sequence ATGGCAAAGATAGTTCCGCTTCGCCCCTGGTTTGATGAGCCCACTCCGCATCCCAAGTATCCGCCGGTCGAATCTGCGCGCGAGAAGGCATCTCCGGCCGAAGCCAGAGTCGCGGACCCGCCGGCAGTCGAGCCATCCCTGCGGGAGGAAGCCAAGACCCCGGCGCCGGGATCCACCGTCGTGATCGAGCAGCAGACTCCTGCACCCCCGCTGCAGCGTGGCGGCGACAGGGACGGTGGCGGCTCCTCCGGCGGTGGTGGCGGTGGCGGAGGCGGTGGCGGCACGCCGCGGCTCCAAAAGCGTTCCGGCGACAATGAATTTCGCGACGTACTCGGCAAGGGCCTTGCGAGTGCCCGCCGCAACCTGGTGACCGTGGGGATATTCTCGATCGCGGTCAACCTGCTGGTGCTGGCGATTCCGATCTACCTGTTCAACATGTCCGATCGCGTGATGACCAGCCGCAGCACGGACACGTTGGTGATGCTGACCATCATCGTGGTCGTCGCGATCGCAGCGCATGTGCTCATGGATATGATGCGCCGCGTCATCCTGATGCGGGTTGCGGTGGAGACCGAGGCCCGATTGGGTGGACCGGTCTTGAGCGCCGCCGCCAAGGCCGCGCAGAGCGGATCCAGCCGCGAATTCCAGACCTTGGCGGACCTCCAGCATTTGCGCGCGTTCATTACCGGCCCGGTATTGCTGACGATGTTCGATACGCCGGTGTCGCCGGTCTATTTCGCCGTCGTGTTCCTGATCCATCCGCAGCTCGGATTCATCGTACTGGGCGCAGGCGTCGCGCTGGTCATTGTGGCGCTGTTGAACCAGCGGGTCACCGCGATGCCGTTCAATCAGGCCAACAACTACGGCGCCAGGGCAAACCTGCAGGCGGAATCGATGGCCCGCAATGCCCAGGTCATCAACGCCATGGGCATGATTCCCGAAGGCGTGCAGGTGTGGGGCCGCGAAACCGTGGAGTCCCTTAAGGCGCAGGTGATCGGACAGGACCTCAACATCCTGATGACGGGCGTGTCGAAATTCCTGCGGCTGTGCACCCAGATCGCGATCCTCGGCTGGGGAGCCTGGCTGTCGCTGGAAAACCAGATCACCAGCGGCATGGTGATCGCTGCCTCGATCGTGGCGAGCCGCGCGCTGGCGCCGCTGGAGGGGACTATCGAAGGCTGGCGCAACTTCGTGCAAGCGCGTTCAGCCTATGCCCGCATCAAATCCCTGCTGCTGAACTCGCCGCTCAACCTGGAGCGGCTTCGGCTGCCGCGTCCGGCAGGGTACCTCAGCGTCGAGCGCATTCTCTACGTGCCGCCGCCGAACAAGAAGGTGATCCTGAACGGGATCAGCTTTCAACTGAAGCCTGGAGAGTCCCTTGCCATTGTCGGAGACTCCGGTACCGGCAAAACCATGCTGGCCCGCATGCTGGTCGGATCCATCATTCCAACCGCCGGCAGCGTAAGGCTGGACATGATGGATCTGCGTAACTGGGATCCGCGCCAGTTCGGCGAGAGCGTCGGCTACCTGCCGCAGGATGTGCAACTGTTCCCTGCATCCATCAAGGCCAATATCGGCCGGATGCGCGAAGACGCCCGCGACGAGGATGTGTTCGACGCGGCCGAGGCCGCCGACGTGCACGAACTGATCTCGAGCTTCGCCCAGGGCTACGAGACCATCGTCGGCATGGACGGCAGTCCGCTGTCGGGTGGCCAGCGGCAGCGCATCGGGCTGGCGCGCGCGTTCTATGGCAACCCGCGCCTGCTCGTGCTCGATGAGCCGAATTCGAATCTGGACGCGAATGGCGAGCGGGCGCTCGCCAAGTCGCTGCTGCGCGCCAAGGAAAAGCAGATCACGGTAGTGACGATCACGCAGCGCGCGGCGCTGCTGATGAGCGTCGACAAGATCATGATCCTGCATCAGGGCGCGGTGCAGGCGTTCGGAAGCCGCGACGAGATCATCCCCATGATCACCGGGCGCAAGCCGAACAATCTCCCCAACGGCGATCCCCCTCCTGCGTTGAATTCATAG
- a CDS encoding HlyD family type I secretion periplasmic adaptor subunit, with product MASRKIADRSAVSQGTWYDSLPRSTKFPTVAGALIMAVVLMGFGVWGNTAPIAGAVVASGVFVVTGQNKIVQHLEGGVIREIFVREGDKVEAGQILLELDDTAARAELQRLFLRRIRLSAMDARLQAEMREEADITLPPEIVAWLDKSPEAKEIVDSQQMTFAARRNNLNSDVKSIQESINALEERIRGSRVQLDAVKRQIVLLDEEIVTKDRLVQAGLVRKPELMVLQRSKANLEGEVGRIMGDIGDAKERIARALEQINGVRKTAIKTAVEQMHEVRGELADVRERMLSAKGVLDRVRVTAPVSGVVVKLRYHTRGGVVEAGKNIMELLPVKDELIIEARLRPQDIDSVKHGQAAMVRLTALNQRITPMVSGDVVYLSADTLADEKKSQQVGPTDIYLVRVRLNSEESRNLPGFSPTPGMPAEVYIKTAERTFFQYLMRPIYDSFMRAFRER from the coding sequence ATGGCCAGCAGGAAAATTGCGGACCGCTCCGCAGTATCACAAGGCACCTGGTACGATTCGCTGCCGCGATCGACCAAATTTCCGACGGTTGCCGGCGCGCTGATCATGGCCGTGGTGCTGATGGGGTTCGGCGTCTGGGGCAACACGGCGCCGATCGCCGGCGCGGTGGTCGCGTCGGGCGTGTTCGTCGTTACCGGACAGAACAAGATCGTCCAGCACCTCGAGGGCGGCGTGATCCGTGAGATCTTCGTGCGCGAAGGCGACAAGGTGGAGGCTGGACAAATACTGCTCGAACTCGATGACACGGCGGCACGCGCTGAGTTGCAGCGGCTGTTCCTGCGCCGCATCCGCCTGTCGGCCATGGATGCAAGGCTGCAGGCCGAGATGAGGGAGGAGGCGGATATCACGCTTCCGCCGGAGATCGTCGCTTGGCTGGACAAGTCGCCCGAGGCGAAGGAAATCGTCGACAGCCAGCAGATGACGTTTGCGGCGCGCCGTAACAACCTCAATAGCGACGTCAAGAGTATCCAGGAGAGCATTAACGCTCTGGAGGAGCGGATCCGGGGATCGCGGGTGCAACTGGACGCGGTCAAGCGCCAGATCGTCCTGCTCGATGAGGAGATCGTGACCAAGGACCGCCTGGTGCAAGCCGGACTGGTGCGCAAGCCGGAACTGATGGTGCTGCAGCGGTCGAAGGCCAATCTGGAAGGCGAGGTCGGCCGCATCATGGGCGACATCGGCGATGCCAAGGAACGCATCGCCCGCGCGCTCGAGCAGATCAACGGCGTGCGCAAGACCGCGATCAAGACCGCGGTCGAACAGATGCACGAGGTCCGCGGCGAGCTCGCCGACGTCCGCGAGCGGATGCTGTCCGCCAAGGGCGTACTCGACCGGGTTCGCGTCACGGCCCCGGTGAGTGGCGTCGTTGTCAAGCTGCGCTATCACACGCGGGGCGGGGTGGTCGAGGCCGGCAAGAACATCATGGAGCTGTTGCCGGTGAAGGACGAACTCATCATCGAGGCGCGATTGCGGCCGCAGGACATCGACAGCGTCAAGCACGGACAGGCCGCGATGGTGCGGCTGACGGCGCTGAACCAGCGCATCACGCCGATGGTCTCCGGCGACGTCGTGTACCTGTCGGCCGATACGCTCGCTGACGAAAAGAAGTCCCAGCAGGTCGGGCCGACCGACATCTATCTCGTCCGCGTCAGGCTCAACAGCGAAGAGAGCCGGAATCTTCCGGGCTTCAGTCCGACGCCGGGCATGCCCGCCGAGGTCTACATCAAGACGGCGGAGCGCACGTTCTTCCAGTACCTCATGAGGCCCATCTACGACAGCTTTATGCGCGCATTCCGGGAGCGCTAG